The Desulfurellaceae bacterium genome has a window encoding:
- a CDS encoding nitroreductase family deazaflavin-dependent oxidoreductase, which translates to MSELNEYNKQVITEFRANEGKVGGQMENMPVILLTMTGAKSGRTITKPLVYTTDGERVVVIASFAGAPHHPGWYHNLVANPEVTLEIGTERFRARAEVTSGEERQRLFDAQAAQMPIFHDYQKKTSRQIPVVVFNRID; encoded by the coding sequence ATGTCAGAACTGAACGAATACAACAAACAGGTCATCACCGAATTCCGAGCCAACGAAGGCAAGGTCGGCGGCCAGATGGAAAACATGCCGGTGATACTGCTGACCATGACCGGGGCCAAGAGCGGCCGCACGATCACCAAGCCGCTGGTGTATACCACCGACGGGGAGCGGGTTGTGGTCATCGCCTCTTTCGCCGGTGCGCCCCACCATCCGGGCTGGTACCACAACCTGGTCGCCAACCCCGAGGTCACGCTCGAAATCGGCACCGAGCGCTTCCGGGCCAGGGCGGAGGTAACGAGCGGTGAGGAGCGCCAGCGGTTGTTCGACGCCCAGGCGGCCCAGATGCCGATTTTTCACGACTACCAGAAAAAGACCAGCCGCCAGATCCCGGTTGTAGTCTTCAACCGGATCGACTGA
- a CDS encoding nitronate monooxygenase, producing the protein MKTPICDMFGIEFPLIAFTHCRDVVVAVSKAGGMGVFGAVAHPPDRLEEELDWIDAHIDGKPYGIDLIVPNKIAQESVGGLTRAKVQAAIPQEYFQFAAGILAQHDIPSEGVYGFRDDSFRASQNMQASGAAEVLEVAFAHPIKLVANALGVPPQIMLDMGKRHHVPVAALVGAKHHAIRQVQAGVDLLVAAGGEAGGHCGEVSTLVLIPEIHEAIQPYGDIPILAAGGIVTGRQMAACMAMGAAGVWTGSVWLTTSEAETNPVVKEKMLAASSRDTVRSTARTGKPSRQLRSAWTDAWAAEASPAPLPMPLQSLVTEPALREVDKLSQSGHAGAKQLATYWVGQGVGLMNRQMSAGALVQEFKEDFFNAFVRLSDTLEAE; encoded by the coding sequence ATGAAAACGCCCATTTGTGACATGTTCGGTATCGAGTTTCCGCTGATCGCGTTTACCCACTGTCGAGACGTGGTGGTGGCGGTCTCCAAGGCTGGTGGCATGGGGGTCTTTGGTGCGGTCGCCCATCCGCCCGACCGTCTGGAAGAAGAACTGGACTGGATTGACGCGCACATCGACGGCAAGCCGTACGGGATTGACCTGATCGTGCCCAACAAGATCGCCCAGGAGAGTGTCGGCGGGCTGACCAGGGCCAAGGTCCAGGCCGCTATTCCGCAGGAGTATTTTCAGTTTGCGGCCGGGATTCTGGCCCAGCATGACATCCCCTCGGAGGGCGTGTACGGCTTCCGCGACGACTCCTTTCGGGCCAGCCAGAACATGCAGGCCAGCGGCGCGGCCGAGGTCCTGGAGGTTGCCTTTGCCCATCCCATCAAGCTCGTGGCCAACGCGCTGGGCGTCCCGCCCCAGATCATGCTCGACATGGGTAAGCGCCACCACGTGCCGGTGGCCGCCCTGGTCGGGGCCAAACACCACGCCATCCGTCAGGTCCAGGCCGGGGTTGACCTGCTGGTGGCGGCCGGCGGGGAGGCCGGCGGCCACTGCGGTGAGGTTTCGACGCTGGTGCTGATCCCTGAAATTCATGAGGCGATTCAGCCCTACGGGGATATCCCGATCCTGGCCGCTGGGGGGATTGTGACCGGCCGCCAGATGGCCGCCTGCATGGCGATGGGGGCGGCCGGGGTGTGGACCGGCTCGGTGTGGCTGACGACCAGCGAGGCCGAGACCAACCCGGTGGTCAAGGAAAAGATGCTGGCCGCCTCCTCGCGCGATACCGTGCGCTCCACAGCCCGGACCGGCAAGCCGTCCCGTCAGCTCAGGTCGGCCTGGACCGACGCCTGGGCGGCCGAGGCCAGCCCGGCGCCGCTGCCCATGCCGCTCCAGTCGCTGGTTACCGAGCCGGCCCTGCGCGAGGTTGACAAGCTGTCCCAGAGCGGCCATGCGGGGGCAAAACAGCTGGCCACCTATTGGGTCGGCCAGGGGGTGGGACTGATGAACCGTCAGATGTCGGCCGGCGCGCTGGTCCAGGAGTTCAAGGAAGATTTTTTTAACGCCTTTGTGCGTCTGTCCGACACGCTGGAAGCGGAATAA
- a CDS encoding LysR family transcriptional regulator: MELRHLRYFVAVAEEENMRRAAGRLHIVQPALSRQIRQLEDEIGYALFDRLPRGVRLNAAGQVFLELACGILSRVDEALERTRQVARGEVGRLCIGFIENASWFGAFPNAIQQYRARYPNVSLDLQPMFSIDQFEAIASGKLDTGFCYTLETLPEECEVWPIRTDTVVLAVPRRYGWKKRRDVCLHELQDEAFVGLARTHASAYADRIRSTAYAGGLLPRIVQEAVNEATLLSLVSAGIGLGFCNSANERRKPPFVDFVPVVDFDLKLPLCLVWKQSNSSATLEAFRAIVTRYTEGRPARAS; encoded by the coding sequence ATGGAGCTGCGACATTTGCGGTATTTTGTGGCTGTTGCCGAGGAAGAGAATATGCGGCGCGCTGCCGGACGCCTGCACATCGTCCAGCCCGCGCTAAGCCGGCAGATACGCCAGCTCGAGGATGAGATAGGCTACGCGTTGTTTGACCGCCTGCCACGCGGGGTGCGGCTGAATGCCGCCGGGCAGGTTTTCCTTGAATTGGCATGTGGGATACTCAGCCGTGTGGATGAGGCGCTGGAGCGTACGCGGCAGGTAGCCAGAGGAGAAGTCGGTCGGCTGTGCATCGGATTTATCGAAAATGCCTCCTGGTTCGGGGCCTTTCCCAATGCCATCCAACAATACCGCGCACGGTATCCAAACGTCAGTCTCGATCTCCAGCCTATGTTCTCGATCGATCAGTTTGAGGCGATCGCTTCTGGTAAGCTCGACACCGGCTTTTGTTACACCCTGGAGACGCTGCCGGAAGAGTGTGAGGTGTGGCCGATCCGGACGGATACGGTCGTGCTTGCGGTGCCGAGACGCTATGGCTGGAAGAAGCGGCGGGACGTATGCTTGCACGAGCTACAGGACGAAGCGTTTGTCGGCCTTGCGCGTACTCACGCCTCAGCTTATGCAGACCGAATCAGATCAACTGCTTACGCTGGCGGACTATTACCTCGTATCGTGCAGGAAGCCGTAAACGAAGCGACGCTACTCAGTTTGGTCTCGGCTGGTATTGGTCTCGGCTTTTGCAATTCGGCAAATGAAAGACGCAAGCCGCCATTTGTGGATTTCGTGCCTGTGGTCGATTTCGATCTCAAACTTCCTCTGTGTTTGGTGTGGAAACAATCGAACTCCTCGGCAACTCTCGAGGCGTTCCGAGCGATCGTGACACGCTACACAGAGGGCCGACCCGCACGGGCCTCATGA
- a CDS encoding EthD domain-containing protein gives MIRLTFVLRRKPGMSRAEFQHYWREVHGPLVAKHATDLAMHRYVQVHTLDDPINDQLAGARGGMEPVYDGVAEVWWTNREALVGTFGTEAGRAAAQELVEDEARFIDLAQSPLWLAYEYPQVNPIPEELVARENSGLLKLFFCLRQPDTLGLDEAQLYWRTNHGPLIRGVASGMRMKRYLQVHRFEDEIEAQLRASRGTTVAPYTGHAEAWFDRADLAAVGTTPEGQRAMQVAVEDESHFIDFPRSAMWVAKERVFVDRR, from the coding sequence ATGATTCGCTTAACGTTTGTCCTGCGTCGCAAGCCCGGCATGTCGCGGGCCGAATTCCAGCACTACTGGCGTGAGGTGCACGGCCCGCTGGTGGCCAAGCACGCCACCGACCTGGCCATGCACCGCTATGTGCAGGTCCACACCCTGGACGACCCGATCAACGACCAGCTGGCCGGAGCGCGCGGCGGTATGGAGCCGGTGTATGATGGCGTGGCCGAGGTGTGGTGGACCAATCGTGAAGCCCTGGTCGGGACCTTCGGGACCGAGGCGGGCCGCGCCGCAGCCCAGGAACTGGTTGAGGACGAGGCCCGGTTTATCGACCTGGCCCAGTCGCCGCTGTGGCTGGCGTACGAATATCCCCAGGTCAACCCGATTCCCGAGGAGTTGGTGGCGCGCGAAAACAGCGGTCTGCTCAAGCTGTTCTTCTGTCTGCGCCAGCCCGACACGCTCGGCCTCGACGAGGCCCAGCTGTACTGGCGCACCAACCACGGCCCGCTGATCCGGGGGGTGGCGTCCGGCATGCGGATGAAGCGCTACCTGCAAGTCCACCGCTTCGAGGATGAGATCGAGGCCCAGCTGCGGGCCAGCCGAGGGACGACGGTTGCGCCCTACACCGGCCATGCCGAGGCCTGGTTCGACCGGGCTGATTTGGCTGCGGTCGGGACCACGCCCGAGGGCCAGCGGGCCATGCAGGTCGCGGTTGAGGATGAATCCCACTTCATCGATTTTCCGCGCTCGGCCATGTGGGTCGCCAAGGAGCGGGTGTTCGTCGACCGCAGATAA
- a CDS encoding SMP-30/gluconolactonase/LRE family protein, giving the protein MPELREITSGLLYPEGPVAMDDGSVIVTELQTGRLVRVQPDGTKDVVAELGGSANGAAVGPDGLMYVCNNGGLKMTEVDGKLIPAEGLPDDYTGGSIQRVDITTGAVATLYTECDGHRLRGPNDLVFDAAGGFWFTDFGKVQERSKDRGGVYYAKTDGSSITEMVHPIDGPNGVGLAPGDTTLYVAQEWELSGPGEFAATDGGDGQLLTGPGGGKLLTGLPGYQLLDSMAVDSAGNVCVATLMTSGISVISPDGASVEHLPTPDPLTTNICFGGPDLATAYITLTSLGTLVAMDWPRPGLKLHYTR; this is encoded by the coding sequence ATGCCAGAACTCCGAGAAATCACCTCAGGTCTGCTGTATCCGGAGGGGCCGGTGGCCATGGACGACGGTAGCGTCATCGTCACCGAGCTGCAAACCGGCCGGCTGGTGCGGGTCCAGCCGGACGGGACAAAAGACGTGGTCGCCGAACTGGGCGGCTCAGCCAACGGGGCGGCGGTCGGGCCGGACGGCCTGATGTACGTGTGTAATAACGGCGGCCTCAAGATGACCGAGGTTGACGGTAAGCTCATTCCCGCAGAAGGTCTGCCGGACGACTATACGGGCGGCAGCATTCAACGTGTGGATATCACCACTGGTGCGGTCGCCACCCTGTATACCGAGTGCGACGGGCATCGGCTGCGGGGGCCCAACGACCTGGTTTTTGATGCTGCGGGCGGATTCTGGTTCACCGATTTCGGCAAGGTCCAGGAACGCAGCAAGGATCGCGGCGGCGTGTACTACGCCAAGACGGACGGCTCGTCGATTACAGAGATGGTGCATCCGATTGACGGCCCGAACGGCGTTGGCCTGGCGCCCGGCGACACCACGCTGTATGTCGCCCAGGAGTGGGAGCTGTCCGGACCCGGAGAATTTGCCGCTACGGACGGCGGAGACGGACAGCTGCTGACCGGGCCCGGCGGGGGCAAGCTGTTGACCGGCCTGCCCGGCTACCAGCTGCTCGATTCCATGGCGGTCGATAGTGCGGGCAATGTGTGCGTGGCAACCCTGATGACCAGCGGCATCAGCGTGATCTCGCCCGACGGCGCCTCGGTCGAACACCTCCCCACCCCCGACCCGCTGACGACCAATATCTGTTTTGGCGGGCCGGACCTCGCAACGGCCTATATCACCCTGACCAGCCTGGGCACGCTGGTCGCCATGGACTGGCCCCGACCGGGCCTGAAGCTGCACTACACCCGCTGA
- a CDS encoding nuclear transport factor 2 family protein, whose amino-acid sequence MPEEMPFTYEEIQKLRELLEVEAIRKLRNLYAHLLDSGDIDALAALFTEDAVCEFGPYGEWHGRETIRDNYRQVFREQIQSEFGSLHNTGNHWVELTSPTTAVGRSYLIDVLTHTDPAANPVEWFGVYDDAYRKRDGAWLIERISLQFLWPQRQLSDGFSAPFPPK is encoded by the coding sequence ATGCCCGAAGAGATGCCCTTTACCTATGAAGAGATTCAGAAGCTGCGCGAGCTGCTGGAGGTCGAGGCCATACGCAAGCTCAGGAACCTGTACGCCCACCTTTTGGACAGCGGGGATATCGACGCCCTGGCGGCGCTGTTCACCGAGGATGCGGTGTGCGAGTTCGGGCCGTATGGGGAATGGCACGGCCGGGAGACGATCAGAGACAACTACCGGCAGGTGTTCCGCGAGCAGATCCAGTCCGAGTTCGGCTCCCTGCACAACACCGGCAACCACTGGGTTGAACTGACGAGTCCGACGACCGCAGTGGGCCGGTCCTATCTCATCGATGTGCTGACCCACACCGACCCGGCGGCCAATCCGGTCGAGTGGTTCGGGGTGTATGACGACGCCTACCGCAAGCGTGACGGCGCGTGGCTGATCGAGCGCATCAGCCTCCAGTTCCTGTGGCCTCAGCGTCAGCTCAGCGACGGCTTTTCCGCGCCGTTTCCGCCCAAGTAA